Part of the Xyrauchen texanus isolate HMW12.3.18 unplaced genomic scaffold, RBS_HiC_50CHRs HiC_scaffold_966, whole genome shotgun sequence genome is shown below.
TGGGTGCCTAAATGTATACCACAACATCAATGATAATATCATTATATATTGCTTTTCAAATAAGTTTCTTTCCATTCCAGTTCAATTAATTTACTGAATTGCTCTGCTCTTCCCTTCAAGGCATCATCCTCTTGACGTAAAGCCTCTCCCTGCAAAATATATGACAGTTTCACAAGGGAATGGCGCAGTTTTAGTGCTGTTGAAGGGATTGAGAATCGGTTTGTTGAGTTATCAAATCCAGTCATCTTTTTTACTCCGTCAAGTACTGTGTTGAACTTTCCTGGGTTGATCAAGTCCTTAAAAGTAACAATGTCTTTGTCAATAGTTCTTGTCACTAGAAGAAGTCTGGCAAGTTCTCTCATCTTATTTCTAATGTCTGCCCGGTGCCGTGAAACTTCTCCGTTTTTGAGGAACATTCTTTCACCCAGTGCCAGAATCAACGGGTCAGATTTTACTACTTGAGTAACAGCGTCATATGTCATGTctccaataatttttttaagtccaCTGGAAACTTCAGAGTCCATGGGCAACAGCAGAGAACAACTTGCCTGAACTTTTCGTTTCACTGGCATATTCTCTTTTACTTGTAATTTGCAACGTTTGTGATGTCTCCAGAGATCTGTTTTAACATACATAGCAAAGCAAAACTTGCAAGGCAGATAGTCCATTGCTGTTGATTCATATGTTGCTTGTCTTTTTGGTATGATCTCTCCTTTCCCAGAGGTTAGGACTGAACAGTTATGGTGGTAGTTTCCCATGTTCCTTACTTTGGATAATAAAAGAGCACGCATGGTTGAGCCTCGGATGTGTGCTAGTGCCTTTGCAACTTCAACTTTT
Proteins encoded:
- the LOC127642861 gene encoding uncharacterized protein LOC127642861: MDSSSHTEEDLYEFEMNNTEQQVSLSLEMSEEEAEEETRKAEGQVAEGILGKPLMKIHESTHGCCSQQHNIKVKMSSNSVHQRIYDKKNYCLYCEKPYSKIARHLQQKHSEKVEVAKALAHIRGSTMRALLLSKVRNMGNYHHNCSVLTSGKGEIIPKRQATYESTAMDYLPCKFCFAMYVKTDLWRHHKRCKLQVKENMPVKRKVQASCSLLLPMDSEVSSGLKKIIGDMTYDAVTQVVKSDPLILALGERMFLKNGEVSRHRADIRNKMRELARLLLVTRTIDKDIVTFKDLINPGKFNTVLDGVKKMTGFDNSTNRFSIPSTALKLRHSLVKLSYILQGEALRQEDDALKGRAEQFSKLIELEWKETYLKSNI